A single Stigmatopora argus isolate UIUO_Sarg chromosome 7, RoL_Sarg_1.0, whole genome shotgun sequence DNA region contains:
- the spink4 gene encoding serine peptidase inhibitor, Kazal type 4, with product MTGKLFLLGLLLICVAAAKATPRTPYCQNTDPGMLMACPLNLAPVCGSDGNTYANECILCVHRQKTQAAVLINHDGTCVADSQL from the exons ATGACAGGAAAACTTTTTTTACTGGGACTTCTTCTCATCTGTGTGGCAGCAG CTAAAGCAACCCCGAGAACA CCATATTGTCAAAATACTGATCCTGGGATGCTTATGGCATGCCCCTTAAACCTAGCCCCTGTGTGTGGTAGTGATGGTAATACATATGCCAACGAGTGTATCCTTTGTGTACACAGACA GAAAACTCAGGCGGCTGTTTTAATTAATCACGATGGAACCTGTGTGGCTGATTCACAGCTATGA